From a single Sphaeramia orbicularis chromosome 4, fSphaOr1.1, whole genome shotgun sequence genomic region:
- the rfxank gene encoding DNA-binding protein RFXANK → MMEARGDDEFADRPNTQSSSAKTCPSEKNNERSNDNTDVDEDGLFTHSTTLTNKQRGNEVTVRPATLDSLSIHQLAAQGDVSQVAAHLSKDNSLLSKQDERGFTPLMWAAAFGEKAVVDFLLEKGADPKTIARERESALTLASSGGYVDIVESLLRHGVDINTYDWNGGTPLLYAVRGNHIKCVEALLAKGADMTIESDSGYSPMALAVALGHKKIQKVLEDHILKLYKSPT, encoded by the exons ATGATGGAGGCCAGAGGTGATGATGAGTTTGCAGATCGGCCAAATACTCAGTCATCCAGCGCTAAAACATGCCCATCGGAGAAGAATAATGAGCGGTCCAATG ATAACACAGATGTGGATGAAGATGGTCTGTTCACACATTCAACCACTCTGACCAACAAGCAACGTGGGAATGAAGTTACAGTACGTCCTGCTACTTTAGATT CTCTGTCCATTCACCAGCTGGCAGCTCAGGGTGATGTTTCACAAGTTGCTGCACATCTGAGTAAAG ACAATTCACTGCTCAGCAAACAGGACGAACGGGGCTTCACTCCTCTCATGTGGGCAGCGGCCTTTGGAGAGAAGGCGGTGGTGGATTTTCTCTTGGAGAAG GGTGCAGACCCCAAAACTATtgcgagggagagagagagtgccCTAACGCTAGCCAGTTCTGGAGGCTACGTGGACATCGTTGAGTCCCTTCTCAGGCACGGAGTAGACATTAACACTTATGACTGG AATGGTGGAACTCCTCTTCTTTATGCTGTACGGGGAAATCATATCAAATGTGTAGAGGCACTATTAG CGAAAGGAGCAGACATGACCATCGAGTCTGACTCAGGATACAGTCCAATGGCCTTAGCAGTTGCTCTTGGTCACAAAAAAA TCCAGAAAGTGTTGGAGGACCATATCCTGAAACTCTACAAATCACCAACATGA
- the nr2c2ap gene encoding nuclear receptor 2C2-associated protein, with translation MASSLICGETQSRVSSVLNRDVKQFGKKYMFDSSEETCWNSDQGECQWVSLEFPQSVRVSELKVQFQGGFSAKTCRIEGCPKGGDFAEICLFYPEDNNSLQSFLIQEASAVDKVKIMFENSADFFGRIIVYSLDVLGEKAS, from the exons ATGGCTTCTTCATTGATATGCGGCGAAACACAGAGCAG GGTGAGTTCAGTCCTTAACAGAGATGTGAAGCAGTTTGGAAAGAAGTACATGTTTGACAGCAGTGAGGAGACATGTTGGAACTCAGACCAG GGTGAATGTCAGTGGGTGAGTCTGGAGTTCCCCCAGTCTGTCAGGGTGTCAGAGTTAAAGGTCCAGTTTCAAGGAGGCTTTTCTGCCAAAACGTGCAGAATAGAAG GCTGCCCAAAAGGTGGAGACTTCGCAGAGATTTGCCTTTTTTACCCAGAGGACAACAACTCTTTGCAG AGCTTTCTCATACAGGAGGCCTCTGCAGTGGACAAAGTAAAAATAATGTTTGAGAATAGTGCCGACTTTTTTGGGAGGATTATTGTTTATTCTTTAGACGTCCTGGGGGAAAAAGCATCATGA